In Paludibaculum fermentans, the genomic stretch TAAGCAAGGACTACGCCGTGACCTTCGGCTACCTTGGCCTGCACGGCTACCACCTGTCCCGCACGCGCGACATCAACCTGTTCCCGCTGTATGCCGACACGGCCACCTATGCCAACGGGACCCCCACGGTGATCTACACCCGCCTGGCCAACCGCCCGAACGCCAACTTCGGCCGCATCAGCCTGTTCGACTCTGGCGCCGACTCCATCTACCATGGAGCCTTTGTCCAGGGCACCAAGCGTTTCTCCCGCAACTTCCAGTTGCTGGCCAGCTACACCTTCTCCAAGGTCATCGATACCGTACCCGACGCCACCAGCGTCGTTGTCGGCAGCGATGACGGCAAGGTCGCGCTGGACACCCTCAATCCGAACAACGACCGCGCAGCGGGCGACACCAACGTGAAGCACCGCTTCGTGGCCTCCGGCGTGTGGGACCTGAACTACTTCCAGCGCTACAACAACGCCTTCGCCCACTACATCCTGAACGGTTGGCAGCTTTCCGGCATCTTCAATGCCCGCAGCGGCCAGCCTTACTCGGCCACGGTTGGCGGCAATGCGGATATCAACCGCGACGGCAACACGCGCAACGATCGTGCTCCGATGACGGGCCGCAACATCTACACGCTGCCCAGCGTCTACACGCTCGACGCCCGCGTGACCAAGGTGGTGCCGCTGTACAAGGAGAGTGTCCGGCTGCGCCTGGTCGGCGAAGCGTTCAACCTCGCCAACCGGGCCAATGTTGCCAACGTGAACCGCACTCCCTTCAACTACAACTCCACCACCAAGGTCTTCAGCCCGGTGGCGATCTTCGGCACCGCCTCCACGGCTGGTGATCCGCGCATCCTTCAGATCGCGGCCAAGATCGAGTTCTAGTTTCCGGTCCACTCCGAACGCAAAAAAGGCCGGGCATGGCGCCCGGCCTTTTTGCGTAGTTTGTGAGAGTTCGTCTAACCGGCGGATTTCTTTGGATCGGCGCCCACCGAGGAGTAGCGCGAAGGCAGGATGGAGAAGTACTCCACGAACCGCTTCTTGGTGTCGATTTCCATGGTCTTCTTCTCGAGGATGGCGTTCGCCAGGTTGGTGAACTGCTTGCCCAGTTCCGTGGTCGGATCCACGGCGCGGCCCGACTGCAGCGCGCGATGGACGCCCTGGTAGTCGTTCGAGAAGTTCATCATCACCGGCACGCCCAGCAGATCCTCTATCTGCGCCGGGCTCACGACGCTGCGTTTGTGGCCGCGGTTGAGCAGCACACTCACGCGGTCGCCAAGCTCCAACCCATTGAGGAAATTGAACTTCTCCCGGGCTAGGTGCAGCGAAGGAATCTCCGGTGTCACCACCAGGAAGATGCGCTTGGCCTCGTGCATGATTTCCAGCGAATAGCGCTCCAGGTTGCCCGACAGATCCACGCAGATGGCGCGGTAGTGGCGGCGGGCGAACTCCAGGAGATGCCGGACCTGGGAAGACTCGATGCGGAAGTCAGGATTCAACCGGCCGGAATGGAGCACGTCCATCTGGCCGACACGCGTCACCAGTTGAGGCCAAAGGGATTCGTCGAGAGTCAGGGCGTTCTCGGCGGCTTCCACGACAGAATGCGCATTGTTCAGCTTCAGCATGAAGCCGATGATGCCCGACGTCAGGTCCATGTCGAGAAGCAGGACCCCGGTTTCCGGATTGCGCGACAGTGCCACCGCGGCGTTTAAGGCGACCGTGGAGGTACCCACTCCCTGCTTCGAAGGCAGAAACGCGAAGAGCTGATCAGTCGCGTTCACCGCCGCCGGACGCTTCTGCGCCACCGCCTCGACTCGAGCCAGGGTGTCGTAAATGGCTTGATTCGCAAACGGCAGGGACAAAAACTCGCGGACGCCTGCCCGCATGATATCCAGCAGAACTTCAGCGTCGGTCGAACGATGCACCGCGACCAACTGCAATCCAGGGAATTCGCGATCCACCAGACGGATGATCTCGGTCGCTTTCGGCAGCGACTCGGTGCTGAGAAATACTACCTGCGGTGCATGCGCCCGGGCAAACCGCATGAACTCAAGTTCCGTCGGGTACCGATCCAGATCGCGAACGAGTACGATCTGGCCCGTTTCCGACAGAGCTTGTTCCAGCCGTTCCGCCAACTCGGAATCCGGACAGATGACAAGTCCCCTCAACATAGTCCAATATCCTAGATATCAAATTAGAGCGGATGCTCGATTTCATCAATCGAACGTTCCCCTTAGCCCTGCCCCCCAGAGTGATCCACACTCTAAGGTGCCAGCTAAGGTTTATGCCGGACTAACCCTGCTGCCGTTCGAACTTCTACACTCCACGCCGATTGCCGTAAATCAGCACATGCAGCCGCGGGCAGAACCGGTAACCGTTCTGCTTGCAGATCTCTACAAGCCATTCGGTACGCTCTTGCAGTCTATCGGCGGAAACACCTTCGGGCATAAGGAGGATGCGCTCAGGATTCGCATCGATTTCGGTGACGATCTTTCGGATCTCCTCCAGGTCGCCTGGCTGAGCCACCACAAACTTGACCTGGTAGTCGTAATCCGCCATCAGGCGTCGCAGCACATCCGGCCGGTAACGCAGCCGTTCGTGGCCCACCGCATACCGTCCGCCTTCCCGGTCCCAGGGCGTCGAATTGGCCAGCTTGGGACTCAGGCTCATCAGGTCGCATTCCACGGGTTGCCACACCGTGCCCGCGGTTTCGATGGTGATATGCCGGCCCAACGCCCGCAGTTGCCGCGTCAATTCGACGGTTTCGGCAAACAACATCGGCTCCCCGCCCGTGATCACCACATGCCGGTAGCCGGGCTCCGATTCGACCCGCCGGACCAAGGAGTCCAGATCCGCCTCTTCCCCCTCCGGCTGCCAGGAGGTATAGGGCGTGTCACACCAGGTGCATCGGAGATTGCAGCCGGACACGCGAAGGAACAGCGAAGGCACTCCAGAGAGGATTCCTTCTCCCTGAATAGTGGTGAAAATCTCGGAGACTCTCACCCCGCATACTCCAGCGGATCCCTCAGCCCGGCCTCCACGAAGCCGGCCAGCCGCAACTGGCAGGAATCGCAGCGCCCGCAGGGGCGGCCTTCCACCGGGTCGTAGCAACTGTGCGTCAACCCGTAATCCACGCCTAATGAGACACCTAGCTGGATGATCTCGGCCTTGGAGAGGCTGATGAGAGGGGTATGGATTTTGAGTGCGCCATGCCCTTCGACGCCCGCCTTGGTGGCCAGGTTGGCCATCTTCTCGAAGGCCTCGATGTACTCGGGCCGGCAGTCGGGATAGCCCGAGTAATCCACCGCATTGACCCCTAGGTAGATATCGGTGGCCCCGAGCACCTCAGCCCAAGCCAAGGCAATGGAGAGGAAGACCGTGTTCCGGGCAGGTACGTAGGTGATCGGGATGCCTTCCCCCATTTCGGCGGTGGGACGCCCCTTGGGGACGTCGATGTCCGCCGTCAAGGCGGAGCCGCCGAAGGCGCGCAGGTCAATCTTGATCACTTTGTGCGCGGCGGCGCCAAGTGCGTCAGAGACGCGCTGCGCGCATTCAAGTTCCACTTGATGTCTTTGGCCGTAATCAAATGAAATACTATATACTTCAAAGCCATCACGGAGTGCACAGGCGAGGGTCGTCGCCGAATCCAATCCGCCGCTCAACAGGCACACTGCCCTCATCGGCCAATATCCTCCGGCAACCTTCTCGTCAAGACAAAACCCAAGGCGGGAAACACCAGCAAACCGAACAGCGCCGTATGCAACGAAGCGTGGTCCGCGATCCAACCCGTCAGCGGAATAAACAGCATACCCGCCATACCCCAGGCAAAACCCATCAGCAAGGCCGAAACGGTAGCTGCCTGAGATGGAACAAGCTGTTGCGCTACAACAACATTCACAGGAATCGTAAACAAAAGGATGAACCCACCCAAAATCAAACTCGCCACGCCGACGGGTCCCGGCACCAGGAAGAAGACGGCCATGCAGGGCACCGACCAAAGGAACGAATGGACGATAATCCGCTTCGCCCCAAAGCGCTCCGCCAGGTGTCCGCCGAGGAATCCACCGACGGCTCCAAAGCTCAAGTACAACGTGACCAAATAGGCCGCATCGCTCAGAGAATAATGCCGTTCCCTGCTCAGGTAGAGAATCAGGAATTGGCCGTAGGTGACCTGCACCGCCGACCGGAAGAACACGCCGAGGTACAGAATCGTCATGGGCCCGCGTACCGCCTGAAGCGCCGCCCAATCGAAGCTTCGAACTTTGCGCGGCCCGGTCTCGCCGGGAGCCCGGACAATCACGAGCATGACCACGCTGAGGAGTACGCCCGGGACCGCGGCCCAGACCAGGTGGTCGACGCCGATGCGCTGGATCACTTCCTTGAAGAAGGCCGGCGACAGCGCCATGCCGAGGGTGCCCGCGCTGATGAACACCGCCATCCAGCCGCCGCGATCGCCGCGCATGCCGGAGGTGGACCACGACGAGCCCTGCGGATGGAAGGCGCTGACGCCCGCTCCGCCGAGCATCATGAGTGCCAGCAAGGCCCCGTAGCCCGGAGCCATGGTGGCCCCGAGGATGAACAATCCGGCCACGGCGGGCCCTAGACAGGAGAAGAGCTTCGACCGGTACCTATCCGAAAGGTAGCCATAAATTGGCTGCGTGACGGAGGAGCTGAAGACCAGGAGTCCGCCGATTAACCCCGCTTGCGACAGGTTGAGTCCGTAACGGGCGACCAGGAAGGGCTGCAGGACGCCCAAGGACCCGGAGTAGACGTCGACCAGAAAATGGGCGAGCGAGAACAAGGTCAACGTGATAGCGCCGGCGCGGAGCCGCGACCACGATGACGCCACGGGCCATGCTCCAGTGCCTGCGCTCATCGGTGAAAGGTGGGGTGAACTCTAAGTATAGCGGGGTACGGCGCCGGCCCCTTCTAAGGTTGCCCTCCCAGTGAGTCACCTCGCTACAATAGCCTCTGATGTCATTCTGGCGGGGTGCCGCGCTTTACGCCGCGCTGGTGCTGTTCTTCCTCATCGCAAACCGGGGTGCCTACAAGGGCTACTTCAACGACGACGACCTCGACAATCTGGTCCAGACGCGTGGCGCCGCGGTCTCCCTGTTCGCTGAAGGCCTGGTCAGCCCGCAGCTTTCGCCCAGCAACTTCCGCCCCGTGGGCCACTTCTTCTACAAGGCCATGGGCCCGCTCGCCGGCCTGCAATACGCCCCGTATGTCGCCGTGCTCCAGTTCGTGCACCTGCTGAACGTCCTGCTGCTCTGGTTCGTGCTGCGCCGGTTGGGCGCTCCACCCCTGCCGGCTGCCGCCGGTGTCCTCTTCTATGCGTTCCACATGGCCTGCTTCGACGGCTACTGGAAGCCGATGTTCATCTTCGACGTCGCTTGTGCCGCGTTCCTGCTGGTTACCCTGCTGCTGTACCTGCGCGGCCACTGGCTGCTGGCGCTGATTCCGTTCTGGATCGCATACAAAACAAAGGAGCCGGCCGTCGCGCTTCCGGCTGTTCTGCTGCTGTACGAATTCGTACTGGGGGAACGCCGCTGGAAGCGCGTGCTGCCGTATCTGGGCATCGCCGCCCTGTTTTCCGTCCAGGCGATCTTCCAGAACCATCAAACCGACAACGACTACACGCTGCGGTTTACCGCGCCTGCGGTGTGGACCACGTTCTCCTTCTATTCTTCCAAGATCCTGCTGTTGCCTTATGCCGGAGCAGCCCTGCTCCTGCTGCTGTTCCGCCGCGACCGCCGCATCCTTTTCGGGCTCGGCGCGCTGGTGCTGCTCATGGGCCCGATGTGGTTCCTGCCCGGCCGCCTGTTTGGGGTCTACCTCTACATCCCGCTGATCGGGCTGGCCGTCGCTTTCGCGTTCCTGACGGAGAATTGGAAGCCGGCCTGGATCGCCCTGTTCTTTGCCGTCTGGATTCCCTGGAACTACTACTGGCTGCGCGAGCAGCGCCGGACGACTCTGACCATCGCATTCGAGAACCGGCCGTATGTCGAGGCGCTGGGCCAGTTTCTAAAGGGCGAGAAGGACTTGCGAGCCGTACTCTACGATGGCGGCCCGTCCGGCATGCGAAATTGGGGCATCGAAGGCGCCATCCGCTGGTTCCTGCCGGATCCCGAGCTCAAGACCGGCCCGCTCGAAGACCAGCAGGCTCGGCAGTATTTGCAGTCGCCGCAATTGGCTTTGATCAGTTGGGACCCGGTGAAGAAGCACCTGATCACGAGTACCCGGCGGCAAGGGCAGCCGGATCCCTCGCAGATCGTGATGGCGACGGGCAATCCGGTCTGGCTGCTGGGCGACGGCTGGTTTCCCCTGGAGAACGGTTTCCGCTGGATCAAACCCACGGCCACCGCACACCTTGCGCATCCGGCCGCGGCGAAGGAGTTCTTCGTGCGCATCAACCTGGGGCCAGTTCAGTACAAGGACCAGGGCCGCGTCGAACTCGAACTGTTCCTGGACGGGCACTCGCAGGGCAGGCGCGTCTACGATCAGGTGGCCTGGCTGGAGCGCCGGTGGCCGGTTCCTTCCGGGCTGCCGGCGGAGGTCGAGGTCACGCTGCGGTCAGTGAATCCATACCAGCCTTCGAACGGCGACCCTCGGGTGCTGGGGGCGGCCATCGCGGGTTTTTGGGTTCGTGGAGTAACCGCGGCTCCCAGTTGGTGGCGGGTTTGGCTCTAGCGAGTTGGTTGGGCAGTTTGGCGGGCTGCCCGTTCGTTGACACTCGCGGCTCAATGGGGTGGTTCACGGTAGTGGGAGAACAGTCTCGCATAGAAACGATATCGGGGAAAGAATCACATAGCAGGGAGTAGAAGGAGGAGCGGACCGCACCGCCGCTAGCCTATGGCGAATCAATCCTCACTGCCCTGGGGCGTCGCGCTGATCCTGTTCATCGCTTACGCGCTTGTCAGTTCCGGCACCATCACGCCCGGGCCACCTGTCTCGGCGGGGGCCCAACCGGCCGCTGCCGCGCCCCCGCCGCCAGCGAATCCAAAGGAAGAAGGCGATCTCGCCTGCCTCGATGTTCCGCCGCCGCTGCGCCCGGCCTGCCGCCAACTGACCCCTGCGCGCACCGTCTCGGGTGAGTTGCTTTCCCCTGCCCAGCAAGCCCCCGACTGCAAGACGAAACCCTGTCCAGAGGCAACGAAACACTGGGAGAAACAACCCTGGGTGACACGCGCCCACAAGAACCTGAAGGTGGTGATCGCCCTGGTTCCTGATCCGGAGATGACCCGCCTGGCCCTCTACTACGGACGCGCCCTGGACAGCATCACGCTCGCCGCTGAACGGGCCGATTATCTCTTCGATTCCTATTGGGTGCCCTGGAAGACAGCAGGTTCGCGCAGCGCCGCCGACACGACGAAGGGGCTTCCTCCGTTGGTGCCCGCCGGCCTGGATCCTCCTTCCACCCTGCCTGGAGCACTCCTGTTCCGCCAATCGTCCTCTTCGTGGGAGCCGGCGGCACAAACCTCGGGCACCGCCTATCTGCTCGTGCTGCTGGTGGGGGAATCCAATGTCTCCGGCCTGTGCCGCGATCAGTTCAAGGAAGCGCTATACTACCGCTCCACGCTGACGCCAGACGCACCGGAAGTCCCCATCATCGGGCCCTCCTACTCAGGCACGTTTGCCTCCCTGCACAAGTGTCTG encodes the following:
- a CDS encoding AAA family ATPase, producing MLRGLVICPDSELAERLEQALSETGQIVLVRDLDRYPTELEFMRFARAHAPQVVFLSTESLPKATEIIRLVDREFPGLQLVAVHRSTDAEVLLDIMRAGVREFLSLPFANQAIYDTLARVEAVAQKRPAAVNATDQLFAFLPSKQGVGTSTVALNAAVALSRNPETGVLLLDMDLTSGIIGFMLKLNNAHSVVEAAENALTLDESLWPQLVTRVGQMDVLHSGRLNPDFRIESSQVRHLLEFARRHYRAICVDLSGNLERYSLEIMHEAKRIFLVVTPEIPSLHLAREKFNFLNGLELGDRVSVLLNRGHKRSVVSPAQIEDLLGVPVMMNFSNDYQGVHRALQSGRAVDPTTELGKQFTNLANAILEKKTMEIDTKKRFVEYFSILPSRYSSVGADPKKSAG
- a CDS encoding 7-carboxy-7-deazaguanine synthase QueE, with translation MRVSEIFTTIQGEGILSGVPSLFLRVSGCNLRCTWCDTPYTSWQPEGEEADLDSLVRRVESEPGYRHVVITGGEPMLFAETVELTRQLRALGRHITIETAGTVWQPVECDLMSLSPKLANSTPWDREGGRYAVGHERLRYRPDVLRRLMADYDYQVKFVVAQPGDLEEIRKIVTEIDANPERILLMPEGVSADRLQERTEWLVEICKQNGYRFCPRLHVLIYGNRRGV
- a CDS encoding MFS transporter; protein product: MASSWSRLRAGAITLTLFSLAHFLVDVYSGSLGVLQPFLVARYGLNLSQAGLIGGLLVFSSSVTQPIYGYLSDRYRSKLFSCLGPAVAGLFILGATMAPGYGALLALMMLGGAGVSAFHPQGSSWSTSGMRGDRGGWMAVFISAGTLGMALSPAFFKEVIQRIGVDHLVWAAVPGVLLSVVMLVIVRAPGETGPRKVRSFDWAALQAVRGPMTILYLGVFFRSAVQVTYGQFLILYLSRERHYSLSDAAYLVTLYLSFGAVGGFLGGHLAERFGAKRIIVHSFLWSVPCMAVFFLVPGPVGVASLILGGFILLFTIPVNVVVAQQLVPSQAATVSALLMGFAWGMAGMLFIPLTGWIADHASLHTALFGLLVFPALGFVLTRRLPEDIGR
- the queC gene encoding 7-cyano-7-deazaguanine synthase QueC — its product is MRAVCLLSGGLDSATTLACALRDGFEVYSISFDYGQRHQVELECAQRVSDALGAAAHKVIKIDLRAFGGSALTADIDVPKGRPTAEMGEGIPITYVPARNTVFLSIALAWAEVLGATDIYLGVNAVDYSGYPDCRPEYIEAFEKMANLATKAGVEGHGALKIHTPLISLSKAEIIQLGVSLGVDYGLTHSCYDPVEGRPCGRCDSCQLRLAGFVEAGLRDPLEYAG